TGTAAATATTATATTCCATTCTGTATTGATGTCCTGTATTTATCTTTCCTGACTGGCACCAGATCCATCCAACGTTACTTTAGCCAGTTAACGTTAACTAAACTCGGGTGGCGTTACTTAGTAAAAACTCACCTTTGGTGATTTTCTGTCTGTGCTTTTGCTGATCAAAACTGGATTTTCGTATTTCAGGAGAGACTCGGCTGGTGGAATCATTGTGTTTGCTTCTTAGTTTGGCCTTCAGTTACAGAAATATCGGTGTTGTTGATGACAAAAAAGTTCGTTCTCACTGTTTACGTTGTCATGGCAACAGCGTCCCGGCGTTCCCTTTTGGTGGCATCAGCGGTTTGGTTCATAAATGTAGGCTGTTATcaaagataaataataaatattttttgaacTCTGTGGTTGTTGCACTGTTCATTTTTGGTGACCCTTATTATAAATCAGCGCAACAAAAGAAGACTGCTGAAACGCTACTGGATTTCTATTTGGTGTGATTTTAAATGTTACGTCACTTTTACGCCTTACAATGCAAATAtttgttgtaaaaaaagaatcctGTCAATTTAAACAACATTGGCTTTATTCAAGATACCGAGACGCGGTCCTGCGGAACTAAAGTGTAAAATTACTGTCATGCCGGAACACCGGCATAAATTCTCGGCGTACCACCGGAAACGGAAGTGTGTTATTTGAGCATAACAGTCGAAGTTTTTAATCgctacatttttgtgttttcttttgttttgtacatGCTTATGGGCGGACTTTGATGTTACATAACGTGTGGATTAGTATATATACATTAGAATGACCAAAGAAAAGCGACACAAGAGAAGGGAATCTCCGGAACGGGAGCCCAAAGTTAAGATAAAGCAGGAGCAAGTGAGCCCTGTTAGGCCACAGAGATCACGCCGCTCGAGGTCCAGATCCAGCGGCAACTCAAGTCCACAGAGGAGAAGAACGAgcaggtatttaaaaaaaatcatcatacCACTTAGCTTTTTCTATGtgtgtttagtttgttttaccATGACAGACACAACATACGCGTTGGCCAGTGAGTCCTTAAAAGCTGGAAAATGTTTTGTCCGCTAGCCCAAACGTAGCTACATCCCACATTAGCTGCATCTAAACGGCAATAATTTGGCATTTTGCAAATGTCTTAAGAAAGTTGTTAAGGACCTTTTTTGTGTTCGTCGTGTAGGTCACCTGCCAGGACCAGGGACCGTTCAGCTAAAAGAGAGACATCTCCAGCCAGACGAGGCAGCAGATCCCCCAGAAACAGGAGAAGTCGCACTCCTCCCCATCGTGGTGCTGATGTCAAAATAAAGCGGGTGATTATGTTCTAAATTATTAATaagataaaatatatgacaaagATCGAATAGTGGCTATAAGGGTAATTCTATATTGGGAGCATATTTGGACAGCTTTTTACATTGAGCATCCGgtgagcaacttggggttcagtgtcttgctcagggacactttgacatttgTCATTGGGATTGAACCGCCAATCTCGTGGTTATGGGGCCACCACTCCACCTCTGGGCCACAAGCCACCTTATGTTACCTAAAAATGGAGGCATCAGACGCCTGAACACTGATTCTTACGGGCATATATGGTACTTTTGTATGTCACCTGTCTTCCCCTGACATATACCATGTCTCACTGCCTCACACCCATGTGGACACTGGCATTACAATGGATGCATGTTGTGCATTGAAAACTTTCGGTATCATAACATGCCAATTACGAAACGTATAAgtaaatacacataaaatacGGTTTAACAATTTAATGGTTTTGACGTTTAAACGTGGTCTGAGTGTGATAGGCTCTGCTTGCTTTGTTTAGAGACATTATTTTTGCTACAGTTGGCCAGATACCATAGCGACAGTACCACAAAGGTATTGGTACATGACTACTGAGAAGTAAGTATCTGCAAGTATAATGGTCTAATGATTACCCGTTTTAAACAGTGTATTTCCATGTGATGTTTTAGCTATTGTAACTACAGTAACTTACCATGTATGCCAGTAGAATGATACCGCCATAGTCATCAGTGTCATATGCTAGATACGACAGTGGCATAACAAGGCCACTTTTCAATATTGTCAGTCTGATTGAATGTAATACAATATAAATTCTTTAATGGAAATTCCTGTACAAAACTGTAACTGCACACGTTTGTTCTGGACTAATAATCttctttctttaactgtcttCTTACCAAAAATCTCACAGGAGCGGGAGGAGCATAGGGCTAGTGCTGATGAGCGGAGGAGAAGGAACGACCAGCCAGAGGAGAGGCGGAGCAGGTGGGAATCAGACAGACCGCGGGAGAGAGACCgtggcagagacagacacagagagcaaGGCGCACTTGCCTCTCAACAAGCCGAGAGACAGCAGCACGATGAGCGGCGCAGAGAAAACCGCCAGCGTCGTGAAGAAAACCAAGAACAGGACTTTGGACCGTCTGAAGGAGGGATCGACGATCCAAATGACCCACCTGTTGGGAAGGAGAAGCCCAACTTTGGGCTGTCGGGGGCTCTAACAGAAGATACAAACACATTCCGGGGGGTGGTGATCAAGTACAACGAGCCACCCGAGGCGCGCATTCCTAAGCGCAGATGGCGACTGTACCCCTTCAAGAATGATGAACCCCTTCCAGTCATGTACATTCACAGACAGAGTGCCTATTTGTTGGGGAGGCAGAGAAAAATTGCTGATATCCCGATTGACCATCCATCCTGCTCCAAGCAACATGCAGTATTTCAGTATAGGTAAGAATAACGATCATTAGCTAAGGTGTATGCTTAGAAGTCTTCAACTTCTGTGTGATTCAGACAAACTCTACTCCATGTTGCATGACACTTGGATGATTTTGCTGCTGTATGAGTGATGCATGTCTACCTTtctgtctgtatatctgtagACTGATGGAGTTTACACGTGCAGACGGCACCAGTGGCCGCAGGGTAAGGCCTTACATCATTGACCTGGGTTCCGGCAACGGCACCTACCTGAACAACCAACGCATTGAAGCCCAGCGCTATTACGAGCTCAAAGAAAAAGACGTTATCAAGTTTGGCTTCAGCAGCCGCGAGTACGTCCTCTTGCACGAGTTCTCAGACACAAGCGAGGTGGACGCCAaggtggaagaggaggaagacgatGAGGGCCTCGATGAGTAAATTGTTCCCATAAAGTGTATTGCCCGAGTTCATTCAGGTTAGATAACGACGTCATCGTCAATATTCATGGAGCAATGAACTGAACTGGTAAATGTGGGACTTTACTACAATAATGGAACAAGGCTGGTTTGTATATTCTGTAAATGGTAAACTTTTGCTTAAACCTGCCACAACTGTCTCAAAGAAGACTTCCTATTCTCAGGTTGTTTGTGAAATGTCTGTGTGACGCATGATTGATCTCACATCTGACAGTGTTCACAATACAAAGTGCTCAGTGCCAGATAGATATCTTGCTAAACACAATagttaattatatatttttggaGTACAAAGTTTAGCAAAAGACTAATCTCTCGTCTTGTCTATATCCAGGCTGTATATGTCGATACATGGAATGTGAACTCAAAATTTGTGTTTAAAAAGCAGCGCTTATTGTCAGAGTAAAACATTACGGA
This sequence is a window from Sander vitreus isolate 19-12246 chromosome 6, sanVit1, whole genome shotgun sequence. Protein-coding genes within it:
- the snip1 gene encoding smad nuclear-interacting protein 1, whose translation is MTKEKRHKRRESPEREPKVKIKQEQVSPVRPQRSRRSRSRSSGNSSPQRRRTSRSPARTRDRSAKRETSPARRGSRSPRNRRSRTPPHRGADVKIKREREEHRASADERRRRNDQPEERRSRWESDRPRERDRGRDRHREQGALASQQAERQQHDERRRENRQRREENQEQDFGPSEGGIDDPNDPPVGKEKPNFGLSGALTEDTNTFRGVVIKYNEPPEARIPKRRWRLYPFKNDEPLPVMYIHRQSAYLLGRQRKIADIPIDHPSCSKQHAVFQYRLMEFTRADGTSGRRVRPYIIDLGSGNGTYLNNQRIEAQRYYELKEKDVIKFGFSSREYVLLHEFSDTSEVDAKVEEEEDDEGLDE